Proteins found in one Anopheles aquasalis chromosome 3, idAnoAquaMG_Q_19, whole genome shotgun sequence genomic segment:
- the LOC126574814 gene encoding distal membrane-arm assembly complex protein 2: protein MFRLVRYTTTPGLNRARLHLPPESDGLPPNPKLDPVVSKRIEDDKQRLKWRTPYSERPDSFYSAFKLFASHNRNSELVEKMQQPINLAPSAIFEWWQKRKATVEAHMQKFIPERHAALGDDLATAHFIVHRGGSVRFRGQNKWIQKDEDDEYDLPRKFVQGMVLEEVRCDGMLLFYEGMENIQKLLHLKHLSFENVALFDDWYMDRISGNMLLSLEKINLRGTAVTHRGVNCLYRLPNLKLVLVDNPEKDIMWKLTVAELEDWNPEIRIVSSE from the exons ATGTTCCGATTGGTGAGATACACGACGACACCGGGATTAAACCGAGCACGGTTACACCTTCCGCCGGAATCGGATGGTCTTCCCCCAAACCCCAAACTGGATCCGGTGGTTTCAAAGCGTATTGAGGATGACAAACAGCGGCTCAAGTGGCGGACGCCGTACTCGGAACGACCGGATAGCTTCTACAGTGCGTTCAAACTGTTCGCTTCACACAACCGGAACTCGGAGCTGGTGGAAAAGATGCAGCAACCGATCAACCTGGCTCCGTCCGCTATTTTCGAATGGTGGCAAAAGCGGAAGGCGACCGTGGAGGCACACATGCAAAAGTTCATCCCCGAGCGGCACGCCGCGCTGGGCGATGATCTGGCCACGGCACATTTCATTGTCCATCGAGGTGGTTCGGTCAG ATTCCGCGGCCAGAACAAATGGATTCagaaggacgaggacgatgagtaCGATCTGCCACGAAAATTCGTACAGGGAATGGTGCTCGAGGAGGTCCGCTGCGATGGGATGCTACTGTTCTACgagggaatggaaaacataCAGAAACTGCTACACCTGAAGCACCTTTCGTTTGAGAATGTGGCCCTGTTCGATGATTGGTATATGGATCGAATTTCCGGCAACATGCTACTCTCGTTGGAGAAGATCAATCTACGCGGGACGGCCGTCACGCACCGAGGGGTGAACTGTTTGTACCGCTTGCCGAACCTGAaactggtgttggtggataATCCGGAAAAGGACATAATGTGGAAGCTGACGGTGGCCGAGCTCGAAGACTGGAATCCGGAAATACGCATTGTATCGAGCGAATGA
- the LOC126574812 gene encoding serine/threonine-protein kinase PITSLRE, whose product MSDGEQSEDGQVKSGVELSPSEDEETNDSLDIKPPQASSSSSAYYGTSGSQKRKDKKTKDRSHRHRGMVQERERDPRDRGDGGRGRDHYREREHYASLSASSREQQHRSGRGSTTTMTVGSSSSGGGGASGGGSGRDRGREPAQRDSKHHSTRYEMNPFYGEMRETYHSKRERDRDYRDDRERDRDRDREREYRAMRERERERDYERARDHGEKQRRQPTDSSSALGDSLMKTQDQDKLLEDLRTRLLNKKSRYDSKHREREREMAPASGTGEIADAYMDEQEHYEQKRESKRDHRHAHAASGRHRGDPDDRERRHRERRYDSRGLDVVEIIESPDHHQQRHHYQQHEQEAAQHQSMPRTAEEKEQDARRAKLLEADREMLRRKEAARDELKARRQHKEEEHPRGHDDTDESDDEISEEELNEEHVEAEEDADVVMLSGDEEQLRRERRAKKRSRHRRHRHRERRNRTTKEDVEADHHPEDDGAGGGSRRPSDSETSSSDASDRSDGDEEDEEHAPVSPLSVGELAKSDRRHRRSDSAASYRSRSHSNTRSGSGSVSRSRSRSRSPVAARHRHRHHEESHSDGSSRSRSRDDQANRGDHRRRGKPDGGEDDNDDAQGAADGDVAVVGDGRSQKKARRDHTEGDAAAGGGGDDDDDDDDDAGGSSSGEVEVKNRLPPYYPGIQGCRSVEEFLCLNRIEEGTYGVVYRAKDKRTEEIVALKRLKMEKEKEGFPITSLREINTLLKGQHPNIVTVREIVVGSNMDKIFIVMDYVEHDLKSLMETMKHKKQVFLPGEVKCLTQQLLRAVAHLHDNWILHRDLKTSNLLLSHKGILKVGDFGLAREYGSPLKPYTSIVVTLWYRAPELLLCCKEYSTPIDIWSVGCIFAEFLSMAALFPGKTEIDQLNRIFKDLGTPNERIWPGYNELPAVQKMTFTEYPVSNLRKKFAHLTSELGIGLLQGLLTFDPKQRLTAEAALQHNYFRELPLPIDPAMFPTWPAKSELGLKKALASSPKPPSGGGEFKKLGDDAVPESAAAMAGGFHLGVPFAESRQLAMGPGFSLKF is encoded by the exons ATGAGCGACGGTGAGCAAAGTGAGGATGGACAGGTGAAGAGCGGCGTCGAGCTGAGCCCCTCGGAGGACGAAGAAACGAACGATTCGCTCGACATCAAGCCACCGcaggcgagcagcagcagttcggcCTACTACGGTACCAGCGGCAGCCAGAAACGGAAGGACAAAAAGACGAAAGATCgaagccaccgtcaccgtgggATGGTGCAGGAACGTGAGCGAGATCCGCGGGAccgaggtgatggtggtcgcggACGAGACCACTACCGTGAACGGGAACACTACGCATCGCTATCCGCCTCATCCcgggagcagcaacaccgcTCGGGCCGCggctcaacgacgacgatgacggtgggtagcagcagcagcggcggtggcggtgctagtggtggcggcagtggccgTGACCGGGGCCGTGAACCTGCGCAGCGTGACAGCAAGCATCACTCGACGCGCTACGAGATGAATCCGTTCTACGGTGAAATGCGTGAAACGTATCACAGCAAGCGGGAACGCGATCGTGACTACCGCGATGACCGAGaacgggaccgggaccgggaccgggaacgCGAGTACCGTGCCATGCGTGAAcgtgagcgcgagcgagactACGAACGGGCTCGCGATCACGGTGAAAAGCAAAGACGCCAACCGACGGACTCTTCCTCCGCCCTCGGCGACAGCTTGATGAAGACCCAGGATCAGGACAAACTACTCGAGGACCTGCGGACCCGGTTACTGAACAAGAAAAGTCGCTACGATTCAAAGCACCGTGAACGCGAACGTGAAATGGCACCGGCATCCGGTACCGGTGAAATAGCCGATGCCTACATGGATGAACAGGAGCACTACGAGCAGAAGCGTGAATCGAAACGCGATCACCGGCATGCGCATGCCGCTAGTGGACGCCATCGGGGTGATCCGGATGATCGTGAGCGACGCCATCGCGAACGACGTTACGATTCCCGGGGCCTGGATGTGGTCGAGATTATCGAAAGtcccgatcatcatcaacaacgtcATCATtaccagcagcatgagcaaGAAGCAGCGCAACATCAGAGTATGCCACGTAcggcggaggagaaggaacaggATGCTCGACGTGCGAAGCTACTGGAAGCCGATCGTGAGATGCTCCGCCGGAAGGAAGCGGCACGGGATGAGCTAAAGGCACGCCGGCAGCACAAGGAAGAGGAACATCCGAGGGGCCATGACGATACGGACGAGTCGGATGATGAGATAAGCGAGGAGGAGCTAAACGAGGAGCACGTGGAAGCAGAGGAAGATGCCGATGTGGTGATGCTGAGTGGTGATGAGGAACAGCTGCGACGGGAACGGCGTGCCAAGAAACGATCGCGCCACCGAAGACATCGTCATCGCGAGCGTCGCAATCGAACGACGAAAGAGGATGTTGAGGCCGATCACCATCcggaggatgatggtgctggtggtggttcacggAGACCTTCGGACTCCGAGACGAGCAGCAGTGACGCTTCCGATCGGTCGGATGGtgacgaagaggacgaagagcaTGCCCCAGTAAGCCCACTATCGGTTGGAGAGCTTGCAAAGTCCGATCGCCGGCATCGACGGAGCGATTCCGCCGCTTCCTATCGCTCACGATCACATTCCAACACGCGATCGGGTTCGGGATCCGTGTCACGATCGCGTAGCCGTTCCCGTAGTCCCGTGGCagcacgccatcgccatcgacacCACGAGGAAAGCCATAGCGATGGTAGCAGTCGAAGTCGATCACGTGACGATCAAGCAAATCGAGGTGATCATCGGCGACGGGGAAAGCCTGACGGAGGCGAGGATGACAACGATGATGCGCAGGGTGCcgccgatggtgatgttgcAGTTGTTGGTGATGGACGATCACAGAAGAAAGCACGTCGCGATCATACCGagggggatgctgctgccggtggtggcggtgacgacgatgatgatgatgatgatgatgccggtggtTCATCTTCGGGTGAGGTGGAGGTAAAGAACCGATTGCCACCGTACTATCCGGGCATTCAGGGTTGCCGATCGGTCGAAGAGTTCCTGTGCTTGAACCGCATCGAAGAGGGCACGTACGGGGTGGTGTACCGGGCGAAGGACAAACGTACCGAAGAGATCGTCGCACTGAAGCGACTgaagatggagaaggaaaaggaaggctTCCCGATAACGTCGCTGCGCGAGATCAACACCCTGTTGAAGGGCCAACATCCGAACATTGTGACCGTGCGTGAGATTGTGGTAGGAAGCAACATGGACAAGATCTTCATCGTGATGGATTACGTCGAGCACGATCTCAAATCGCTGATGGAAACGATGAAACACAAGAAGCAGGTGTTTCTGCCAGGTGAGGTCAAATGTTTGACGCAGCAGTTGCTCCGTGCAGTTGCCCATCTGCACGATAACTGGATACTGCACCGGGATTTGAAGACCTCCAATCTGTTGCTATCGCACAAGGGCATCCTGAAGGTGGGTGATTTTGGGTTGGCGCGCGAATACGGATCACCACTGAAGCCGTACACCTCGATCGTCGTTACGCTCTGGTACCGTGCACCGGagcttctgctctgctgcaaGGAATACTCAACACCGATCGATATCTGGTCCGTCGGTTGTATATTCGCCGAGTTCCTGTCGATGGCCGCCCTATTCCCCGGTAAAACCGAGATCGATCAACTGAATCGCATCTTCAAAGATCTGGGCACACCGAACGAAAGGATCTGGCCCGGCTACAACGAACTGCCGGCCGTCCAGAAGATGACCTTCACCGAGTATCCGGTGTCGAATTTGCGCAAAAAGTTCGCTCACCTAACGAGTGAGCTTGGCATTGGGTTGCTGCAGGGACTGTTAACGTTCGATCCGAAGCAACGGTTAACAGCGGAGGCCGCCCTACAGCATAACTACTTCCGCGAGCTACCATTGCCGATTGATCCGGCCATGTTCCCGACCTGGCCGGCAAAGAGCGAACTGGGGCTGAAAAAGGCGCTTGCCTCGAGCCCCAAACCGCCCAGCGGTGGTGGAGAGTTTAAGAAACTG GGCGATGATGCGGTACCGGAGAGTGCAGCGGCGATGGCCGGTGGATTCCATCTCGGTGTGCCGTTCGCTGAGTCACGCCAGCTAGCCATGGGACCCGGGTTCAGTCTGAAGTTCTGA
- the LOC126577842 gene encoding peroxiredoxin 1, with the protein MPIPELQKPAPAFAGTAVINGQFKEISLEHFKGKYLVLFFYPLDFTFVCPTEIIAYSDRVDEFRAKGCEVVACSTDSHFTHLAWINTPRKQGGLGELNIPLLADKSMRIARDYGVLQEESGIPFRGLFIIDDKGNLRQVTVNDLPVGRSVDETLRLVEAFRYTDEHGEVCPANWKPGSKTMVADPHKSKQYFNDVN; encoded by the coding sequence atgcctATTCCGGAGCTCCAGAAGCCAGCGCCCGCCTTCGCCGGTACCGCCGTCATCAACGGGCAGTTTAAGGAGATCAGCCTGGAGCACTTCAAGGGCAAGTACCTGGTGCTGTTCTTCTACCCGCTCGATTTCACCTTCGTCTGCCCGACCGAAATCATCGCCTACTCCGATCGCGTCGATGAGTTCCGCGCCAAGGGCTGCGAGGTGGTGGCCTGCTCGACCGATAGCCACTTCACGCATCTGGCCTGGATCAACACACCGCGGAAGCAGGGTGGTCTGGGCGAGCTGAACATCCCGCTGCTGGCCGACAAATCGATGAGGATCGCCCGCGACTACGGTGTGCTGCAGGAGGAATCCGGTATCCCATTCCGTGGCCTGTTCATCATCGATGACAAGGGCAATCTGCGACAGGTGACGGTGAACGATCTGCCGGTCGGTCGTAGCGTCGATGAGACTCTCCGGCTGGTCGAGGCGTTCCGCTACACGGACGAGCACGGTGAGGTGTGCCCAGCCAACTGGAAGCCGGGCAGCAAGACGATGGTTGCCGATCCACACAAATCCAAGCAATACTTTAATGATGTGAACTAA
- the LOC126575341 gene encoding uncharacterized protein LOC126575341 — translation MKPCAVCKNQSNITDTLTDDPMKRISYHRIPANPERASLWIEACGISIRDGPTRKFICSEHFTEDCFEQDMSALLMDGVRRKVLKKLAIPSIRVPVKRKETEDQSELAIKKRKEEVDKLLRGEVPVVQPVINPLRKYPTKEERQAQTISDLQRKIDELQQANGLQQKKIVALEQAYTEEREKARKAELLNNQKAQRISLAKAEMVNLAISLQELKDTGNKHVNDRVKQILGEYFSEGQLACILAGADTQTGTNLVGWTDDELAKSLELRCINVEAFHYMIDQFHYPLPETLQIENWIHGVYLEKGMNAAAIRMLESYTLLLPNPNDLICALNLVRVDAPVRYSYDRIRDQIVGPNAQLHCVCVQGIFAEWKQIVHLDFDLVYGAALLKRLVELLHQANYRVVAITTPCDRESADIWSELDVSVDRHYILHPVTGDRIYLFPCAESSLTSIHRILLEDGFVLQEAGITVGKESLLQLVESQDPRITTLLDFDRRHLEREILNEPFHADASRQLISHRTAQAFKILAENEDDTIGTMATLLDLFSDWYELCTTTTTSTVDSERAITRVPYGACEDEQNIVLDGMLDTMESIRCVNPDCSYLPEGIIISIASARKLLNELRPQLDSANATGIPMQRLCSTPMHKTLASLQDSISVTSETCILSSQGALMQLCRAVSNAKQDTHVSNTLLQAAKLSSDIQITLPQEEPPDPDVRGATEPQACQFLTNLIANRMHHQYEYLGEVLYAIELQNDRYVVVPAAGNAAKVEPSPLWMEQARQLETYVVDAIYHRKEGLVEGLVEAICQQHPTMERNLIAMYVSKRIAIKLQCLNAELDALGACDATWLTL, via the exons ATGAAGCCGTGCGCCGTAtgcaaaaaccaatcaaacatCACCGACACGCTGACGGACGATCCGATGAAGCGCATATCGTACCATCGGATACCGGCCAACCCGGAACGGGCCAGCCTTTGGATTGAGGCTTGCGGCATCTCGATACGCGACGGTCCAACGCGAAAGTTTATCTGCAGCGAACACTTTACGGAAGATTGCTTCGAACAGGACATGAGCGCATTGCTGATGGACGGCGTGAGGCGAAAGGTGCTGAAGAAGCTCGCCATCCCGTCGATCCGTGTACCGGTAAAGCGCAAAGAAACGGAGGATCAGTCGGAGCTTGCGATCAAGAAGCGCAAAGAGGAGGTCGACAAGCTGCTCCGCGGTGAGGTGCCCGTGGTTCAACCCGTGATAAACCCTTTACGCAAGTATCCGACGAAGGAAGAGCGCCAAGCGCAAACTATCAGCGATCTGCAAAGAAAGATCGACGAGCTGCAGCAAGCGAACGGtttgcagcagaaaaaaatcgTTGCCCTCGAGCAAGCGTACACGGAGGAACGGGAAAAAGCCCGTAAGGCGGAGTTGCTAAACAACCAAAAAGCACAACGCATCAGCCTGGCCAAAGCGGAAATGGTCAATCTCGCCATCTCGCTGCAGGAGCTAAAAGACACCGGGAACAAGCACGTGAACGATCGTGTGAAGCAAATTTTAGGTGAATACTTTAGCGAAGGGCAACTGGCGTGCATACTGGCCGGTGCGGACACGCAAACCGGCACAAACCTAGTCGGTTGGACGGATGATGAGCTCGCGAAATCGCTTGAGTTGCGCTGTATCAACGTCGAAGCATTCCACTACATGATCGATCAGTTCCACTATCCGCTGCCGGAAACGCTACAAATAGAAAATTGGATCCATGGTGTTTACCTGGAGAAAGGGATGAATGCTGCCGCCATTCGGATGCTGGAATCCTACACATTGCTCCTGCCCAACCCTAACGATCTCATCTGTGCGTTGAACCTCGTGCGAGTTGACGCACCGGTACGGTACTCGTACGACCGCATTCGTGACCAGATCGTTGGCCCCAATGCACAGCTTCACTGTGTGTGCGTACAGGGTATCTTTGCGGAGTGGAAGCAGATTGTGCACCTCGATTTCGATCTGGTGTACGGTGCCGCTCTGTTGAAACGGCTCGTAGAGCTGTTGCATCAAGCAAACTATCGCGTGGTTGCCATAACGACGCCCTGCGATCGAGAATCGGCCGATATATGGAGCGAGCTGGATGTTAGCGTCGACCGGCACTACATTCTCCATCCCGTTACGGGTGACCGTATCTATCTGTTTCCGTGCGCAGAGAGTTCACTTACCTCCATCCATCGGATCCTGCTTGAGGATGGGTTCGTGTTACAGGAAGCCGGTATTACGGTTGGTAAGGagtcgctgctgcagctggttgAATCCCAGGATCCACGAATCACCACGCTGCTTGATTTCGATCGACGCCATCTCGAACGTGAG ATTCTAAACGAACCATTTCACGCGGACGCATCGAGGCAATTGATTTCACACCGCACGGCACAAGCGTTTAAAATATTGGCCGAAAACGAAGACGATACGATCGGTACCATGGCAACGCTCCTGGATTTGTTCAGCGATTGGTATGAACTGTGCACTACAACGACCACTTCCACCGTAGACAGCGAGCGTGCGATCACACGAGTTCCGTACGGTGCCTGCGAAGACGAGCAGAACATTGTGCTCGATGGTATGCTCGATACGATGGAAAGCATACGGTGCGTAAACCCGGACTGTAGCTACCTCCCGGaaggcatcatcatctcgatcgCTTCAGCCCGTAAACTATTGAATGAGTTGCGTCCCCAGTTGGACTCAGCTAATGCGACCGGCATACCCATGCAACGACTGTGTAGCACGCCGATGCACAAAACCCTCGCCAGTCTCCAGGATTCCATCAGCGTTACCTCGGAAACGTGCATTCTCTCCTCACAGGGTGCCTTGATGCAGCTTTGCCGTGCCGTATCCAACGCCAAACAAGATACACACGTTTCGAACACACTCCTACAGGCAGCGAAACTTTCGAGCGACATTCAGATAACACTACCACAGGAAGAACCACCAGATCCGGATGTGCGTGGCGCTACGGAACCACAGGCATGCCAATTTCTAACGAACCTTATTGCGAACCGAATGCACCATCAGTACGAATATTTGGGTGAGGTTTTGTATGCGATCGAGCTACAGAACGACCGTTATGTGGTTGTGCCAGCGGCTGGAAATGCGGCAAAGGTAGAACCTTCACCGCTGTGGATGGAACAGGCACGCCAGCTCGAGACGTACGTCGTTGACGCCATCTACCATCGCAAGGAGGGACTTGTGGAAGGGCTAGTGGAAGCGatctgccagcagcatcccacCATGGAACGAAATCTGATCGCAATGTACGTCTCGAAGCGTATTGCAATCAAGCTGCAATGTTTAAATGCGGAGCTCGATGCACTGGGAGCATGTGACGCTACGTGGCTGACGTTGTAG
- the LOC126574813 gene encoding WD repeat-containing protein 18 produces MTDSVEIAITSDASEQLWSSCAWDVHTGTQLMTYRSGGAPAPKTVSIVKDRYLVSSNPAKPLLGVWPINRQEPVSSKYLLPACPNALCVTPDGNYAAVGIAQSFKVYSLGTGVNLSTVSHHYGNIVALKFTDDGSHLVSAAQDCRIAVWSLTRLVQQKDAEALYEFSDFTLPITDLFVGKGGMRAIMGATSLDRSCKLYDLASGQLTLNVVFPVALSALTINSMETALFVGDQKGQIYVCHLLSLPRSKEVHLSQPMLNDSTLSGHKKAITCLSVSIDNETLLSGSEDERVIVWHIATRQLLRVLPHKGAITNAFFLLTPRLMFDQTVTLPVPFPPIQNMTGKRVEREEMVFECLVTEEPVRPEVERNKDCHWIDLAARMVASAPSATTKKQQANSVLSNSDESCIERLSKEVAKLKKINKRMYEKSTSVK; encoded by the coding sequence atgACCGACTCCGTGGAAATTGCCATCACGAGCGACGCCTCGGAACAGCTGTGGAGTAGCTGCGCCTGGGATGTGCACACCGGAACACAGCTAATGACTTACCGGAGCGGTGGTGCTCCCGCACCGAAAACGGTTTCCATCGTCAAGGATCGGTACTTGGTGAGCAGCAACCCGGCCAAACCGTTGCTAGGCGTGTGGCCAATTAACCGACAGGAACCCGTCAGCTCAAAGTACCTTCTACCGGCATGCCCGAATGCCCTGTGTGTTACGCCTGATGGAAACTACGCTGCCGTCGGTATCGCCCAGTCCTTCAAGGTGTACAGTCTGGGTACCGGCGTCAATCTGAGCACGGTATCGCACCATTACGGTAACATTGTGGCCCTTAAGTTCACCGACGATGGATCGCATCTAGTGTCCGCTGCCCAGGATTGTCGCATTGCCGTCTGGAGCCTGACCAGGCTGGTGCAACAGAAGGACGCCGAAGCGTTGTACGAGTTCTCGGACTTTACCCTTCCGATAACGGATCTGTTCGTTGGCAAGGGTGGTATGCGAGCGATCATGGGTGCTACTTCGTTGGATCGTTCCTGCAAACTGTACGATCTAGCGTCCGGTCAGCTTACGCTGAACGTCGTCTTCCCCGTAGCCCTGTCCGCGCTCACGATCAACAGCATGGAAACGGCATTGTTTGTAGGTGACCAGAAGGGACAGATCTACGTGTGCCACCTGCTCTCGTTGCCCCGTTCGAAGGAGGTCCACCTATCGCAGCCAATGCTGAACGATAGCACACTAAGTGGCCACAAAAAGGCCATCACCTGTCTTTCCGTCTCGATCGATAACGAAACGCTGCTCTCGGGAAGTGAGGACGAACGGGTGATCGTTTGGCACATAGCAACGCGCCAGCTACTGCGCGTCCTGCCACACAAAGGGGCCATAACGAACGCGTTCTTCCTGCTCACGCCCCGGCTTATGTTCGACCAAACGGTCACACTACCTGTGCCCTTTCCACCGATCCAGAATATGACCGGCAAAAGGGTGGAACGGGAAGAGATGGTCTTCGAGTGTCTGGTAACGGAGGAACCCGTACGTCCGGAAGTGGAGCGTAACAAGGATTGCCACTGGATTGACCTGGCTGCTCGGATGGTTGCCAGCGCGCCCTCCGCTACCACCAAGAAGCAGCAAGCCAACTCGGTGCTAAGCAACAGTGACGAATCGTGCATCGAGCGGCTAAGTAAGGAAGTTGCCAAGttgaagaaaatcaataagcGAATGTACGAAAAGAGTACCTCGGTGAAATAA
- the LOC126575343 gene encoding transmembrane protein 19, with product MQESPIYQILPVLLCGLSVPLSMFMWIGNVAYSKIASDGENSVIPPTRWLFSVLVPVLLMVYGWRRKGVNRSGALLGLICAIILAIASHAYLACLAAFFFSSSRATKFRGHIKRQFEEDFREGGQRNWAQVICNAGMATQLALLYLLDCGYGERPIDFVQLYRSSWLGVAIMGSFACSNGDTWASELGTVIGSGDPFLITTRKRVPRGTNGGVSFIGLLASFLGGVLIGLVYFLTIRYTVEASVYARSPPQWPLIVFGGIAGLLGSLVDSLLGATLQYSGRNEKGHVVERPGKGVRHISGVRILDNHSVNLISSIVTGIVMPSIAMNLWSVF from the exons ATGCAGGAGAGTCCAATCTACCAGATTCTGCCCGTGCTGCTGTGCGGTCTCTCGGTGCCACTTTCCATGTTTATGTGGATCGGTAATGTGGCGTACTCAAAGATCGCTAGCGATGGAGAAA ACAGCGTTATTCCACCGACCCGCTGGCTATTCTCGGTGCttgtgccggtgctgctaATGGTGTACGGGTGGCGAAGGAAGGGCGTGAATCGATCCGGCGCTCTGCTCGGGCTGATATGTGCCATCATCCTGGCGATTGCATCGCACGCTTATCTTGCCTGTTTGGCAGCGTTTTTCTTTAGCTCCAGCCGTGCCACCAAGTTCCGGGGACACATTAAGCGTCAGTTTGAAGAGGACTTTCGCGAAGGTGGCCAACGGAACTGGGCACAGGTGATCTGCAATGCGGGCATGGCAACGCAGCTCGCGCTACTATACCTGCTCGATTGCGGTTACGGTGAGCGGCCAATTGATTTCGTACAGCTGTACCGTTCCAGCTGGCTTGGTGTGGCCATTATgggttcgttcgcttgcagTAACGGTGATACCTGGGCAAGTGAGCTGGGCACGGTGATCGGTAGTGGGGACCCGTTTCTAATCACCACACGGAAGAGAGTACCGCGAGGGACGAACGGTGGCGTGTCGTTCATAGGGCTACTAGCCAGCTTTCTCGGGGGTGTGTTAATCGGTTTGGTTTACTTTCTGACCATCCGTTACACGGTGGAAGCGAGTGTGTACGCACGCAGCCCGCCACAGTGGCCTTTGATtgtgtttggtgggattgCGGGTTTGCTGGGATCACTGGTGGATTCTTTGCTTGGCGCTACGCTGCAGTATTCGGGACGGAACGAAAAGGGCCACGTTGTGGAGCGACCCGGAAAGGGCGTTCGCCATATAAGCGGAGTGCGGATCTTGGATAACCACAGCGTGAATCTCATATCCAGCATCGTAACCGGTATCGTAATGCCTTCGATCGCGATGAATCTCTGGTCGGTGTTCTAA
- the LOC126575344 gene encoding vacuolar protein sorting-associated protein 26C, producing the protein MSINVEIKLRRANKVYYEGETVSGVVQVVCGSEAKHDGITITLEGSVNLQISNKNVGIFEALYNSVKPITLLNQHSDLAPSGKLPIGTSEFPFEFPLICPKEPKTLYETYHGVFVNITYMLRCDIKRSFLAKSVQRTQQFIIQYRPVVERPPKEVTFSISPDTLQKTAKERISIPRFLISGTLDSTDCCVTKPFTGSVTVHHTEVAIKSIEIQLVRVETCGCAEGYSRDATEIQNIQIADGNVCPKVAIPIYMTLPRLFTCPTLITKNFKVEFEVNLVIIFGDDYLVTENFQILLNRTA; encoded by the exons ATGTCAATTAACGTAGAAATCAAATTGCGAAGGGCGAACAAAGTGTACTATGAAGGG GAAACAGTATCGGGCGTTGTGCAGGTGGTGTGTGGTTCCGAGGCCAAACACGATggcatcacgatcacgctggAAGGATCGGTCAACCTGCAGATAAGCAATAAGAATGTGGGCATCTTCGAGGCGCTGTACAACAGCGTCAAACCGATTACGCTCCTGAATCAGCACAGCGATCTGGCACCGTCGGGTAAGCTGCCGATCGGTACGAGCGAGTTCCCGTTCGAGTTTCCGCTCATCTGCCCGAAAGAACCTAAAACGCTGTACGAAACGTACCACGGAGTGTTTGTGAACATCACATACATGCTACGGTGCGATATCAAGCGAAGCTTCCTAGCCAAAAGTGTCCAGCGGACGCAACAGTTCATCATCCAGTACCGGCCCGTGGTGGAGCGGCCGCCGAAGGAGGTCACGTTTTCGATCAGTCCCGATACGTTGCAGAAAACGGCAAAGGAAAGAATCTCGATACCACGGTTCCTCATCTCCGGAACACTCGATTCGACGGATTGCTGCGTAACGAAACCGTTCACCGGGAGTGTGACCGTGCACCACACGGAGGTagcaatcaaatcgatcgaaatacAGCTGGTGCGCGTGGAAACGTGTGGCTGTGCCGAGGGATACTCGCGTGATGCGACCGAAatccaaaacattcaaattgcGGACGGCAACGTGTGTCCGAAGGTGGCGATACCGATCTACATGACACTGCCCCGCTTGTTCACCTGTCCGACGTTGATTACGAAGAACTTTAAAGTTG AGTTTGAGGTGAATCTTGTAATCATCTTCGGAGACGATTATTTGGTGACGGAAAACTTCCAAATACTCCTCAACCGGACGGCCTAA